The following proteins come from a genomic window of Helicobacter sp. MIT 99-5507:
- a CDS encoding pseudouridine synthase produces the protein MRLNKWISHNTDFSRRKADELIKDGKVKLNHKVATFGDIITKEKVFINGREIRPKDSTKYSVIVYHKPKNELVSKSDDRDRRVIYDTLDSKFRNYIPVGRLDFASSGLLLLTDSKDIATKLMTSNLVRIYNLKINGKINQKVIDAMNDGLSLSDASAGAHKYSKIKSMDFAPFSFFEITRETKSWSKIKVGIIEGKNRELRRFFAYFGLDVIDLKRVSYGFVELNALPIGKSRYLSRKDYNKLRAFLKESK, from the coding sequence ATGAGATTAAATAAATGGATTTCACATAATACAGACTTTTCTAGGCGAAAAGCTGATGAACTTATAAAAGATGGTAAGGTAAAGCTAAATCATAAAGTTGCAACTTTTGGAGATATTATCACAAAAGAGAAAGTTTTTATTAATGGCAGAGAGATTAGGCCAAAAGATAGCACAAAATATAGCGTGATTGTTTATCACAAACCAAAAAATGAACTTGTAAGCAAAAGTGATGATAGAGATAGAAGAGTAATTTATGATACATTAGATTCTAAATTTAGAAATTATATTCCAGTAGGTAGGCTAGATTTTGCATCAAGTGGATTGCTACTTCTTACAGATTCTAAGGATATTGCAACAAAGCTAATGACAAGCAATCTAGTTAGAATCTACAATCTAAAAATAAATGGCAAGATTAATCAAAAAGTCATAGATGCGATGAATGATGGTTTGAGCTTGAGTGATGCAAGTGCTGGAGCGCATAAATATAGCAAGATTAAGTCAATGGATTTTGCACCATTTAGTTTTTTTGAAATCACAAGAGAGACTAAATCTTGGAGTAAAATAAAGGTCGGAATAATAGAGGGGAAAAATAGAGAGCTAAGAAGATTTTTTGCTTATTTTGGACTTGATGTAATTGATTTAAAACGCGTGAGTTATGGTTTTGTAGAGCTAAATGCTCTTCCTATAGGAAAGAGTAGGTATTTAAGTCGCAAAGATTATAATAAACTTAGAGCTTTTTTAAAAGAATCTAAATAA
- a CDS encoding triose-phosphate isomerase, whose translation MKVIAGNFKSNLTRNASLQYLNALDSKLDSRICDNKQIYIFPSNTSLVQNNYKYITLGAQNCNDSNSGAFTGETSLLHLEEFDIDTILIGHSERRNLFFENDDICARKFNYFKNKNFRIFYCIGESLDVRKNNKYLQFLESQLKAIDTNYKNLIIAYEPIWAIGTGLNATLEQIGECVRYLRDISNAPIIYGGSVNENNSSDILKISDGVLVGSASLDVDKFYQIIKE comes from the coding sequence TTGAAAGTTATAGCTGGAAATTTTAAATCCAATTTGACTAGAAATGCAAGTTTGCAGTATTTAAATGCTTTAGATTCTAAATTAGATTCTAGAATCTGTGATAATAAACAAATATATATATTTCCATCAAATACTTCATTAGTGCAAAATAATTACAAATATATCACGCTAGGGGCGCAAAATTGCAATGATAGCAATAGCGGAGCATTTACAGGTGAGACATCATTATTACATTTAGAAGAGTTTGATATTGATACTATATTGATAGGTCATAGTGAGAGGCGGAATCTATTCTTTGAAAATGATGATATATGTGCAAGAAAATTTAATTATTTTAAGAATAAAAATTTTAGGATTTTTTATTGTATTGGCGAGAGTTTGGATGTGCGAAAAAATAATAAATATCTCCAGTTCTTGGAATCTCAATTAAAAGCCATAGATACAAATTATAAGAATCTAATAATAGCATATGAACCTATTTGGGCTATTGGCACAGGGCTAAATGCGACTTTAGAGCAAATTGGCGAGTGTGTGAGATATTTGCGTGATATTAGCAATGCACCTATTATTTATGGAGGCAGTGTTAATGAAAATAATTCAAGCGATATTTTAAAAATTAGTGATGGTGTTTTGGTAGGTAGTGCTAGTTTAGATGTAGATAAATTTTATCAAATAATTAAGGAGTAA
- a CDS encoding pyruvate flavodoxin oxidoreductase subunit gamma — MLEIRWHSRAGQGAVTGAKGLADVVSGTGKQVQAFAFYGSAKRGAAMTAYNRIDDEAIINHEKFMSPDYVLVIDPGLTFITDICEFEKKDTKYIITTHLSKEELLAKKPELKDKQVFIVDCIKISQEEIGSPIPNAPMLGAFIKVSGLLDLDFFLQSFKKVLGKKLPQAVIDKNMVAITRAYNEVK; from the coding sequence ATGCTGGAAATTAGATGGCACAGCCGTGCAGGTCAAGGAGCAGTAACCGGAGCAAAAGGACTAGCTGATGTGGTATCTGGGACTGGAAAACAAGTCCAAGCATTTGCATTTTATGGTTCTGCAAAAAGAGGTGCGGCAATGACTGCATACAATAGAATTGATGATGAAGCAATAATAAATCATGAAAAATTTATGAGTCCAGATTATGTATTGGTTATTGATCCAGGGCTTACATTTATCACAGATATTTGTGAATTTGAAAAAAAAGATACAAAATATATCATAACAACACATTTAAGCAAAGAAGAATTGTTAGCAAAAAAACCAGAGCTGAAAGATAAACAAGTATTTATTGTTGATTGCATAAAGATATCACAAGAGGAGATAGGCAGTCCGATACCAAATGCGCCTATGCTTGGAGCTTTTATAAAAGTATCTGGATTGCTAGATTTAGATTTCTTTTTGCAATCTTTTAAAAAAGTTTTAGGTAAAAAGCTTCCTCAAGCAGTTATAGATAAAAATATGGTAGCTATCACAAGAGCTTACAACGAAGTAAAATAA
- a CDS encoding type IV pilus twitching motility protein PilT, with amino-acid sequence MESNIRLNNQITTSTPKINTIDVLANAKPIRLNNTPQEQENIVDIIKKEGQIKQTPIQNNQPLQTNQSMQNSQAKPIIKKTIQENTIPNPSQTIIKKIDSIQIDSIRQKAPNQIEVPMTPQINSQIKQEIQQNTMPSSNQVESKKPINNIQNKDNLTRTPLPSSMADYDISQMTVDIDKLDFHMTKHIRGYLKKLVKVGGSDLHIKAGSPIRARINGDIVIFSEEIISKNDALTFAKELTRGRFGELVVNKEIDMTYIYDQNIRFRVNIFFQMEGVSFAFRTIPTTHKTTEELGLPDAIRKIVDMERGLVLVTGITGSGKSTTLAAIINEINQKKAKHIITIEDPIEFVHKDIKSMLNQRSVGMDTNSFAKALKAALREDPDIILVGEMRDIETIEMALHAAETGHLVLSTLHTLDAKETINRIISVFPTSDQARIRAMLASVLAAIVSQRLLKATSGGRVAAVELLFKTPRIELIISEGRDGEILEALAEGKEIYQTQTFDQHLFDLVINGIVDEEVAMEKATSPSDLKLRLQNVNFAGQSKDDTISIKQ; translated from the coding sequence ATGGAATCTAATATACGATTAAATAATCAAATAACTACATCAACACCAAAAATAAATACTATTGATGTATTAGCAAATGCAAAACCAATAAGACTAAATAATACACCGCAAGAGCAAGAAAACATAGTAGATATAATAAAAAAAGAAGGACAAATCAAACAAACTCCGATACAAAATAACCAACCTCTACAAACCAACCAATCAATGCAAAATAGCCAAGCTAAACCAATAATCAAAAAAACAATACAAGAAAATACGATACCTAATCCAAGTCAAACAATAATAAAAAAAATAGATTCCATACAAATAGATAGTATAAGACAAAAAGCACCAAATCAAATTGAAGTGCCAATGACACCACAAATAAATAGCCAAATAAAACAAGAAATACAACAAAACACAATGCCATCTAGTAATCAAGTAGAATCTAAAAAACCAATTAACAATATACAAAATAAAGATAATTTAACAAGAACCCCATTACCAAGCAGTATGGCAGATTATGATATATCTCAAATGACGGTTGATATTGATAAATTAGATTTTCATATGACAAAGCACATTAGAGGCTATCTAAAAAAACTAGTCAAAGTTGGTGGAAGCGATCTGCATATAAAAGCTGGTAGCCCTATTAGAGCGAGAATAAATGGTGATATTGTAATTTTTAGTGAAGAAATTATTAGCAAAAATGATGCACTAACATTTGCAAAGGAATTAACAAGAGGAAGATTTGGTGAGCTAGTAGTCAATAAAGAAATTGATATGACATATATTTATGATCAAAATATAAGATTTAGGGTTAATATTTTCTTTCAAATGGAAGGTGTATCTTTTGCCTTTAGGACGATACCAACCACACATAAAACAACAGAAGAGCTAGGATTGCCTGATGCAATAAGAAAGATTGTAGACATGGAAAGAGGATTGGTGCTAGTTACAGGTATAACAGGCTCTGGTAAATCAACAACACTAGCAGCTATAATAAATGAAATCAATCAAAAAAAAGCAAAACACATAATAACAATAGAAGACCCGATAGAATTTGTCCATAAAGATATAAAAAGTATGTTAAATCAAAGAAGTGTTGGAATGGATACAAATAGCTTTGCAAAAGCACTGAAAGCTGCTCTTCGTGAAGATCCAGATATTATTCTAGTTGGTGAGATGAGAGATATTGAGACAATAGAAATGGCGCTCCATGCAGCAGAAACTGGACACTTGGTATTATCTACATTGCATACACTTGATGCAAAAGAAACAATAAATAGAATCATCTCTGTATTTCCAACTAGCGATCAAGCAAGGATTCGAGCTATGTTAGCAAGTGTTCTTGCTGCTATTGTATCACAAAGACTTCTAAAAGCAACAAGTGGAGGCAGGGTTGCGGCTGTTGAATTATTATTTAAAACACCAAGGATAGAATTAATCATAAGTGAAGGAAGAGATGGCGAGATCTTAGAAGCTCTAGCTGAAGGAAAAGAAATATATCAAACTCAGACTTTTGACCAACATTTATTTGACCTTGTAATAAATGGCATTGTAGATGAAGAGGTTGCTATGGAAAAAGCTACATCTCCATCAGATTTAAAACTTAGACTTCAAAATGTAAATTTTGCAGGACAAAGTAAAGATGATACAATCTCAATCAAACAATAA
- a CDS encoding thiamine pyrophosphate-dependent enzyme, with protein MTREIKNLKQFSNVAERFEGSHLLCPGCAHGMIVREVLNAVEGPLLIGTSTGCLEVSTAVYPYTSWNVPWIHIGFENSSTAISGAEAMYKALVKKGKYNGKKPKFVAFGGDGSTYDIGFQWISGCFERGHDITYICLDNEVYANTGGQRSGSTPLGSSTSTSPAGSVSYGKKEKKKDILLIMAAHGAPYVAQVAPNKWKDMNKKIKRALDTEGPTFINAMSACTTEWRFSSNKTVEVSDLAVDSLVFPLFEIIDGKELNITYRPKNIIPVRDYLGAQARFKHLFKPENEHIIEQLQKDVNNRWEYLQRREEAKV; from the coding sequence ATGACAAGAGAAATTAAAAATTTAAAACAATTTTCAAATGTGGCAGAGAGATTTGAAGGTTCGCATTTATTATGTCCAGGTTGCGCACATGGTATGATTGTCCGTGAAGTGCTAAATGCGGTTGAGGGTCCTTTGCTTATTGGAACATCAACTGGTTGTCTTGAAGTATCAACTGCCGTATATCCATATACTTCTTGGAATGTGCCTTGGATTCATATTGGATTTGAAAATAGCTCTACTGCTATATCTGGTGCTGAAGCCATGTATAAAGCATTGGTAAAAAAAGGTAAATATAATGGAAAGAAACCAAAATTTGTAGCATTTGGCGGTGATGGCTCTACTTATGATATAGGATTCCAATGGATTAGTGGATGCTTTGAGCGAGGACATGATATAACTTATATTTGCCTTGATAATGAAGTATATGCAAATACAGGCGGACAAAGAAGCGGTTCTACTCCGCTTGGTTCTTCAACTTCAACTTCACCTGCAGGAAGTGTAAGCTATGGTAAAAAAGAAAAGAAAAAAGATATATTGCTTATTATGGCTGCACATGGAGCACCATATGTAGCTCAAGTGGCTCCAAATAAATGGAAAGATATGAATAAAAAAATAAAAAGAGCACTTGATACAGAAGGACCAACTTTTATCAATGCAATGAGTGCCTGCACAACAGAATGGAGATTTAGCTCTAATAAAACGGTGGAAGTTAGTGATTTGGCTGTAGATTCTTTAGTATTTCCACTATTTGAAATTATTGATGGAAAAGAGTTAAATATCACATATAGACCAAAAAATATCATTCCTGTTAGAGATTATCTAGGTGCTCAAGCGAGATTTAAACACCTATTTAAACCAGAAAATGAACACATAATCGAGCAATTACAAAAAGATGTAAATAATAGATGGGAATACCTCCAAAGAAGAGAGGAAGCAAAAGTATAA
- a CDS encoding 4Fe-4S dicluster-binding protein, which yields MKKGWNEFEIGSVLFPFEDSGSENLSKQQESRNYTENNSYKASVAHWRVSKPVFNNDHCINCFTCWLYCPDSSILVRNETMQGVDYIHCKGCGICSSVCPTNPKSLLMYSDYEDNDELIKQWPQKEEKKK from the coding sequence ATGAAAAAAGGTTGGAATGAATTTGAAATAGGATCTGTATTATTTCCATTTGAAGATTCTGGAAGTGAAAATCTTTCTAAACAACAAGAATCTAGAAACTACACAGAAAATAACTCTTACAAGGCAAGTGTAGCACACTGGAGAGTAAGCAAACCTGTATTCAATAACGATCACTGCATAAATTGCTTTACTTGCTGGTTGTATTGCCCTGATAGTTCAATACTTGTTAGAAATGAAACAATGCAGGGTGTAGATTATATTCATTGTAAAGGTTGTGGAATTTGTTCAAGTGTATGTCCTACAAATCCTAAATCACTACTTATGTATAGCGATTATGAAGATAATGATGAATTAATCAAACAATGGCCACAAAAAGAAGAAAAGAAAAAATAA
- a CDS encoding MATE family efflux transporter has translation MTKDLINTPILKLFLSYFMPSFISMFVLSTYVIVDGIFVGNGIGEIGLGAIGLVTPIFSLFIGIELLFGIGGAALVSMSLGKNKPHKARIIFSSIIYCLAFLGILLSIIMFLFRKKLAYALGSNDELLDYVMPYLNVIIIGSTIILLQSTLCTFARNDKAPNLAMISFISGSIINIILNYIFIFIFKWGMFGAAFSTILGHFFGLLIILWHFIYKKGDLYFIKIFSFRALNLAIKSGISPSMTEFAFGFTIVLMNIFLINLEGEKGVAILSIIMYIGAVCFGSILSISHGLQPIASYNFGAGKIDRTLKTLKIGMIFAIIMGVMIYIILFFGIPYIAKIFLKSDTTILDDLIFAVKIYFLGYLFLGSNVIIAAFLQATGRNISSMIVSAAHNLVFMMILLPIFAYFFRVNGIWASYPVSLFCAFIIGIYILKKELKYFKSRE, from the coding sequence ATGACAAAAGATCTTATAAATACGCCTATTTTAAAATTATTTTTATCTTATTTTATGCCATCATTTATAAGCATGTTTGTATTATCAACTTATGTAATTGTAGATGGAATCTTCGTTGGCAATGGTATTGGAGAAATAGGACTTGGAGCTATTGGGCTAGTAACGCCTATATTTTCATTATTTATTGGGATTGAGCTGTTATTTGGTATTGGTGGAGCAGCACTTGTTAGTATGTCGCTTGGTAAAAACAAACCTCACAAAGCAAGGATAATATTTAGTTCAATTATTTATTGTTTAGCTTTTCTTGGAATCTTATTGTCAATCATTATGTTTCTTTTTAGAAAAAAGCTAGCTTACGCACTTGGAAGCAATGATGAACTTCTAGATTATGTTATGCCATATTTAAATGTAATTATCATAGGTAGCACAATAATACTACTACAATCCACATTATGCACATTTGCAAGAAATGACAAAGCACCAAATTTAGCGATGATTTCATTTATATCTGGATCAATTATCAATATAATATTAAATTATATATTTATTTTTATTTTTAAATGGGGTATGTTTGGAGCAGCATTTTCGACTATACTTGGGCATTTTTTTGGATTATTAATAATTTTATGGCACTTTATATATAAAAAAGGTGATTTATATTTTATAAAAATATTTAGTTTTAGGGCATTAAATCTTGCGATAAAAAGTGGCATATCTCCATCTATGACAGAATTTGCTTTTGGATTTACAATCGTACTGATGAATATATTTTTGATAAACTTAGAAGGAGAAAAAGGCGTAGCAATCCTTAGTATCATTATGTATATTGGTGCAGTTTGCTTTGGAAGTATATTGTCAATCTCACATGGATTACAACCAATAGCAAGTTATAATTTTGGTGCAGGAAAAATAGATCGCACACTAAAAACACTAAAAATCGGTATGATATTTGCAATAATTATGGGTGTAATGATATATATAATCTTATTTTTTGGGATTCCATATATTGCAAAAATCTTTCTAAAAAGTGATACAACAATACTAGATGATTTAATATTTGCTGTAAAAATATATTTTCTTGGATATTTATTTCTTGGCTCAAATGTAATAATCGCTGCATTCTTACAAGCAACAGGCAGGAATATAAGCTCTATGATTGTTTCAGCTGCACATAATTTAGTATTTATGATGATACTTTTGCCTATTTTTGCATATTTCTTTAGAGTAAATGGCATTTGGGCTAGCTATCCAGTATCGCTATTTTGTGCTTTTATCATTGGAATCTATATTTTAAAAAAAGAACTAAAATACTTCAAATCTAGGGAATAA
- the thrC gene encoding threonine synthase translates to MLIETRGNDKKRCVNIGLHEAILNPIASFNGLWSLKNIPQININDIKDLSYNDLTKYIFEILGADSSLLDDALLSYKTFDNPHTPLDFAKLDDNLFLQKLYTGPTRAFKDMAMQPFGRMLCNLVKKEDKKYLILTATSGDTGPATLEAVKNAQNIYAICMYPKDGTSDVQRLQMTTNDAKNIKVLALDGDFDDAQSILKNLLNDTSFREFLDKNNFCISATNSINFGRIIFQIIYHIYSYIYLLKNHIINNTESINIIVPSGNFGNALGAFYAKIMGIKINKIIIATNANSVLFDFIKTGKYDIRNRKLLKTNSPAMDILKSSNMERVLFHLYGHERTKELMENLDKNKSYEISNNELAKLNLYFDTYKSDDNATLAIIKEYAQKNIIIDPHTATALNAYKNDGIKTIIVSTAQWSKFAPTIAKALGLDSACSDKDALDYISNKFSLPIHKNIESLFNKDECNKTIVDSSNVGSIIKEWLKSIN, encoded by the coding sequence ATGTTAATAGAAACAAGAGGAAATGACAAAAAAAGATGTGTTAATATTGGCTTGCATGAGGCAATATTAAATCCTATTGCTAGCTTTAATGGACTATGGAGTTTAAAAAATATTCCACAGATAAATATTAATGATATAAAAGATTTATCATATAATGATTTGACAAAATATATTTTTGAGATTTTAGGGGCAGATTCTAGTCTCCTTGATGATGCGCTTCTTTCTTATAAAACATTTGATAATCCACATACTCCACTAGATTTTGCTAAGCTAGATGATAATTTATTTCTTCAAAAATTATATACCGGTCCAACAAGGGCATTTAAAGATATGGCAATGCAGCCATTTGGCAGAATGCTATGTAATTTAGTAAAAAAAGAAGATAAAAAATATCTAATACTTACAGCTACAAGCGGAGATACAGGACCTGCAACACTAGAGGCAGTAAAAAATGCACAAAATATTTATGCAATTTGTATGTATCCAAAAGATGGCACAAGCGATGTCCAAAGATTGCAAATGACTACAAATGATGCAAAAAATATCAAAGTATTAGCACTAGATGGTGATTTTGATGATGCACAAAGTATATTAAAAAATCTACTTAATGATACGAGTTTTAGAGAGTTTTTGGATAAAAATAATTTTTGCATTTCTGCTACAAATTCAATAAATTTTGGAAGAATCATATTCCAAATTATTTATCATATATATTCATATATTTATCTTTTAAAAAATCATATTATAAACAATACAGAATCTATTAATATCATCGTTCCAAGTGGAAATTTTGGTAATGCTTTGGGTGCATTTTATGCAAAAATAATGGGTATAAAAATAAATAAAATTATCATTGCTACAAATGCTAATTCTGTCCTTTTTGATTTTATAAAAACAGGTAAATATGATATAAGAAATCGCAAATTACTAAAGACAAATTCTCCTGCTATGGATATTTTAAAAAGCTCAAATATGGAACGTGTATTGTTTCATCTGTATGGTCATGAAAGAACAAAAGAATTAATGGAGAATCTAGATAAAAATAAATCATATGAAATAAGCAATAATGAATTAGCAAAGCTTAATTTGTATTTTGATACATATAAAAGTGATGACAATGCTACTCTTGCCATCATAAAAGAATATGCACAAAAAAATATTATCATAGATCCACATACTGCTACTGCACTAAATGCTTATAAAAATGATGGAATAAAAACTATTATTGTATCAACAGCACAATGGAGCAAATTTGCACCAACTATAGCAAAAGCATTAGGTTTAGATTCTGCTTGTAGTGATAAAGATGCTCTAGATTATATATCTAATAAATTTTCTTTACCAATACATAAAAATATAGAATCTTTATTCAATAAAGATGAGTGCAATAAAACAATAGTAGATAGTAGTAATGTAGGCAGTATTATAAAAGAATGGCTAAAATCTATAAATTAA
- a CDS encoding 2-oxoacid:ferredoxin oxidoreductase subunit alpha, producing MALKMELQKTEVWDGNMAASQALRQAQVDVVAAYPITPSTPIVQNYGSFVSNGYIDGEFVMVESEHAAMSGCVGAAAAGGRVATATSSQGFALMIEVLYQASGMRLPILLNLVNRALAAPLNVNGDHSDMYLSRDTGWINLCTYNPQEAYDFNLMGFKIAEDLRVRVPIIINQDGFICSHTAQNVNPLSDDEAYKFIGDYKKYNAMLDFDKPVTYGSQTEEDWHFEHKAQLHNAIMNSKVVIKEVFDEFAKLTGRKYNIVEKYDSDDADLIIVALGTSVESAKLASRKMREKGFKTGVVSIRTLRPFPYIELGDALKNAKAIATLDRSLPAGAMGMLFNEVAAAIYQAQGTTHPIISNYIYGLGGRDLTQKHLEYVYMQLNENAKAKKLTHPTQQFLGIRGKSLGFF from the coding sequence ATGGCTTTAAAAATGGAATTGCAAAAAACAGAAGTTTGGGATGGAAATATGGCTGCTAGTCAAGCTTTGCGTCAAGCACAAGTAGATGTTGTAGCAGCATATCCTATTACACCATCTACTCCAATTGTTCAAAACTATGGAAGTTTTGTATCTAATGGGTATATAGATGGAGAATTTGTAATGGTAGAATCTGAGCATGCTGCTATGAGCGGCTGTGTAGGTGCTGCTGCTGCCGGAGGAAGAGTGGCTACTGCTACAAGTTCTCAAGGTTTTGCATTGATGATTGAAGTATTATATCAGGCATCTGGAATGAGACTTCCAATATTATTAAATCTAGTAAATAGAGCTTTGGCTGCACCATTAAATGTAAATGGAGACCACTCTGATATGTATCTAAGTAGAGATACAGGATGGATAAATCTATGCACTTATAATCCTCAAGAAGCTTATGATTTTAATCTTATGGGCTTTAAAATTGCTGAAGATTTAAGAGTAAGAGTGCCTATTATAATAAATCAAGATGGTTTTATATGCTCACATACTGCACAAAATGTAAATCCTTTGAGTGATGATGAAGCCTATAAATTCATAGGAGATTATAAAAAATATAATGCTATGCTTGATTTTGATAAACCTGTCACTTATGGCTCACAAACAGAAGAAGATTGGCATTTTGAACATAAAGCACAATTACACAATGCTATTATGAATTCAAAAGTTGTTATTAAAGAAGTATTTGATGAGTTTGCAAAACTAACTGGTAGAAAATATAATATTGTTGAAAAATATGATAGCGATGATGCAGATTTAATAATAGTAGCACTTGGAACATCAGTAGAATCTGCAAAATTAGCAAGTAGAAAAATGAGAGAAAAGGGATTTAAAACTGGTGTCGTATCAATAAGAACATTGCGTCCATTTCCATATATTGAGCTTGGAGATGCACTAAAAAATGCAAAAGCAATAGCAACCTTGGATAGAAGCCTTCCAGCTGGTGCTATGGGTATGCTATTTAATGAAGTAGCTGCAGCAATCTATCAAGCACAAGGAACTACACATCCTATCATCTCAAATTATATATATGGTTTAGGTGGAAGGGATTTAACCCAAAAACATTTAGAATATGTTTATATGCAATTAAATGAAAATGCAAAAGCTAAAAAACTAACACACCCAACACAGCAATTTTTAGGAATTCGTGGAAAAAGTTTAGGATTTTTTTGA
- the fabI gene encoding enoyl-ACP reductase FabI: MFLKDKKGLVVGVANNKSIAYGISKACFNQGANLAFTYVNDSIKKRVEPIASEFNSKYIYELDVAQKEHFSNLRESIKKDFGSLDFLVHSVAFAPREALDGDFLDTTKDAFKIAMEISVYSLIELVRELLPVLNKGASIVTLSYLGGQKYITHYNVMGVAKAALESSVKYLAYELGNKDIRINAISAGPIRTLAASGIGDFRLILKWNEVNSPLKKNVSIDEVGNSAMYLLSPLSSGVTGEVHYVDAGYNIMGMCATEVEDGKIKISWDNNNKE; the protein is encoded by the coding sequence ATGTTTTTAAAAGATAAAAAAGGTTTAGTTGTTGGTGTAGCAAATAATAAATCAATAGCATATGGAATCTCAAAAGCTTGTTTTAACCAAGGTGCAAATCTCGCTTTTACTTATGTAAATGATAGTATCAAAAAAAGGGTAGAGCCTATCGCTAGTGAATTTAATAGCAAATATATTTATGAGCTTGATGTTGCACAAAAAGAGCATTTTAGCAATTTACGAGAATCTATAAAAAAAGATTTTGGATCACTTGATTTTCTGGTCCATAGTGTAGCATTTGCGCCAAGGGAGGCTTTGGATGGAGATTTTTTAGATACTACAAAAGATGCTTTTAAAATCGCAATGGAAATTTCTGTATATTCTTTAATCGAGCTTGTTAGGGAATTGTTGCCAGTATTGAATAAAGGAGCATCAATTGTTACACTTAGCTATCTAGGCGGACAAAAATATATCACACATTACAATGTTATGGGTGTTGCAAAAGCTGCATTAGAATCTAGCGTCAAATATCTAGCATATGAATTGGGAAATAAAGATATTAGAATAAATGCAATTTCAGCTGGTCCTATTAGAACTCTTGCTGCAAGCGGTATAGGTGATTTTAGATTGATATTAAAATGGAATGAAGTAAATTCACCTTTAAAGAAAAATGTAAGTATTGATGAGGTTGGAAATTCTGCTATGTATTTATTATCTCCACTTTCAAGCGGTGTAACAGGTGAAGTGCATTATGTCGATGCGGGATACAATATCATGGGAATGTGTGCTACAGAGGTAGAAGATGGAAAGATAAAAATCTCATGGGATAATAATAATAAAGAATAA
- a CDS encoding HAD family hydrolase, with product MQKIILFDMDGTLIDSTNAIYQSFLQVFNDNNMPLLKKDEVARFIGYTLNDMFRFFGAKEENIEKYCQEYKNHYIKICNKHTSLLPSALDSIKLASTFAILGIVTTKSSKSSRELLANFGIDKYFQTIIGREDVNHTKPHKEPILKALDSINLKISNDRIYMIGDTILDLNAAKNAGVVGIGTLSGYGEKQELEKISPYIFQNTLEAVKFVQNL from the coding sequence ATGCAAAAGATAATCTTATTTGATATGGATGGAACACTAATAGATTCTACAAATGCTATCTATCAAAGCTTTTTACAGGTATTTAATGATAATAATATGCCATTATTGAAAAAAGATGAAGTAGCAAGATTTATTGGATACACACTAAATGATATGTTTAGATTCTTTGGAGCAAAAGAAGAGAATATAGAAAAATATTGCCAAGAATACAAAAACCACTATATAAAAATATGCAACAAGCACACAAGCCTGCTACCTTCTGCGCTAGATTCTATAAAACTAGCAAGCACTTTTGCGATTTTGGGAATCGTTACGACAAAGTCAAGCAAATCTAGCAGGGAATTACTAGCAAATTTTGGTATAGACAAATATTTTCAAACAATTATTGGCAGAGAAGATGTAAATCACACCAAACCGCATAAAGAGCCGATACTAAAAGCTCTAGATTCTATAAATTTAAAAATTAGCAATGATAGAATCTATATGATTGGTGATACTATACTTGACTTAAATGCAGCAAAAAATGCAGGGGTTGTAGGCATAGGAACTTTAAGTGGATATGGAGAAAAACAAGAATTAGAAAAAATAAGCCCATATATATTTCAAAATACACTTGAGGCAGTAAAATTTGTGCAGAATCTATAA